The DNA segment GGGCACAGACAGCTTCGTAGGACACCAGGCTACTGTGGGTTGAATGGGAGGAGGCACTGAGCTGCTCGGGCTCCAGGAGCAGTTCAAGCATCTCCAAGAGGTGGCTCTGCACAAAGGCACGGTGGTCCTGATCGTTCCAGATCTTGGTGGgtagaaaaagataaaagaaggTGAGTTCTCACAAAGCTGGCATTATATACCCTTCCTTACACTTGTTCTAAGAAAGAAAGTGAAGTCAAACATGGTGGTCTCTCCTGCtcactgtttctgctgctctgctcttccaaaCTCAGAAAGCAACCTCCcccagaaagggaaaaataatatcCTAACTCCAAGtagcaaatatttcattttagaaagcagaaacacTCTCCTACAATCCTTCCTGCACAAATTCAGCCAGCTCATGGCTGACAATTGAAGGTAGGAAATAAATCAATAACTGACAGTCAAGGTCTTGCAACTGTTCTATTGGAAAATCACTGCATCTGTCCCAGACCTTCAGCTATGATCCACTGCCACCTTCTGAGgcactgtggggaaaaaagcagaggGTCATTTCTTCACATCAAGAGGACCAATAAACTAAACTATCTCTGAAAGAATCATCAGTTTAAATTCTAAAAGGCTCCAAACCGAAAAAAAACAAGGCAGAATACCAGAATTATGGCAGATCTTACTAAAGACAACTGTTGCTTGCCTGCAAACTGCAGAACAAGCAACACATGCTGCAATCACACACTGTCCTCACCATCACATCTTATCCAGCAGCTGAGATCCTTGCTCTGGGACAGAGACCCTCTTGCACCAGACAAGCCCCACTACACTATTGCAGAAGGCTGAAGCTGGGAAATCTCTCCCAGTCACACAAAGTAACACCAATGGAGCCAATCCCAATCCTGTTGGGACCAAAACCTCTGAGTAGGTTACAGTGGCAGCCAAGtctctcctccttcctgtcCCAAGTTCTATGTAATGGCAACAGTTAAATATCAGCTTCCAAATAGCACGGGATGCTCCACAGCCACCCAACTCACAGCCCTGTGTCAGGTCCcctcatttcttttctcatttgttaAAGCTTTTTGTATAAAGTCACCCAGTTCCTGCTTTTAATTCCTGCAGCTTCTCCCAAGCTGTATTTCACTAGCTCATATAGCTCCCAGCATCACAGTCATGACAGAAATACACTGCGGTTTGCAACTGCACCTTATAATGACACTGCCCACCTACAATCCACCCTCAAATACAGAGCTGCACCGAACACATCCAGCTCGATTCTCTTCTTTCAACACTTGATAGTATTTTAAGAGGGGACATTAGCAATTACACGCATTTGATCAACAGCTGATCAACCAGCTCACATCTGAAATACATTGTGAGGGACCACCCTGGGATCCTAATACTCCAGAGTGGATCACAGGACCTCCAACCCAAAAGCTTCCCATTTCACCAAAGGAGCAGTTGCTTCTTAAAAGGAGAATTCCCGTGATTCTGGGAGTACTTTCACAGCTCAGATTCAATTTACCAGCAATTTTGCAGGTAAAGCTGCAGAGAATACACCAGCTCCGCTCCATTTACTATTGTGTAAAGCATGTCCAACCTCACCCTAGCTCAGACTTCACCACAGTCAGAGTCACACCCTCCCAGGCATAAACCATCCACTTTCAACCCACCTCAAGGCAGAACCGTGCAGCTCCTCACACGGCCACACACGCAGACTGCCCTACAGCCACAATTACCTTGTTCTCGCTGGCGGATTTTCCAGTCAGGCTGGGAGACTTGGTCCGAGGGCTGGGCCACTCCTCCCCGATCAGAGACCTCCGCAGAGAAACCTTGCTTACCTGCTGGATGTACAGGAAGAGCAGGAACTGCAGCGTGTCCACCGACAGCTAgacaagagaggagaaaaagaggcaTCAGGATGAGGTGGGCTCTATCCCACGCCCGCCCTGCTCGAGTTGAGGTTCCTGCCTTGCTCCGCTCCCGTTCCAGCTCCTCGGCGCTGGCACAGGTCGCCTCGGCCTCGGCCCACTCAAGGCTGCGCGGCGGGTCGGGCCGGAGGAGGCTGTGGAAGAGCTCGAAGTAGAGCCAGGCTAGGCCGCGGTCCAGCTGCAGCTTCCCGCAGGCGATGTGCCGCCAGCGGGGCCACGACAGCCGCGGGAAGCAGCCCTCGGCAGCCCGCGCTCGGGCGTACGCCGCCATCTTCCGGAGATAGTGCGGGCCgaggcgggcgggcggcggggcgggcAGGACCCCCACCACGAACGGCTCCGTCTTCACCCACAGCCGCACCGCCGCTGCCGCCTCCATGGTGACCGGTACCGCCCGCTTCCGGTGCCCGCGCGGACCAACGAGACCGCCCTTCCCTCACCCTCTGGGGGTCGCCGCTTGGGCCGCgcagccccgccccctccctgAGGAACCGGCTTCAATTGGCTTCCCAACCCGCCGCGGCGCGAGGAATTAACGGAAAGCcctctgattggctgctgcACCGCGAAATCCTACTTCCGTACGGCATGGAGCGGCGATAGGGCAGGGTGGGGAGTGACGAAGCGAGCTATGATTGGACAGAGAGGCTCAGAGCCAACGTCCTGGCAGACGATAGGTCATCGGCGTCCAGCCTGTGGTGAAGTGTGCGCAGCCGATTGGCCACCGACAAGCAGCGCGCGGGGCCACGCCGTGCCCTTATTGGCCGGTGGATGTGGCTGGGCCCTGCTTCGCGTctgctggtggctgtgctggggcgGGTGGCTGCGGACCAGTCTGTGGAGCGCCGCGCTCTCTCCCCGCCTCCCCCCGGGCAGGGCAGGCCCGGCCGCGCCGCGCCATGGCCCTGGGCTGGCTCGGTCgtctctgcctgctgctgctctgcctctgcgGGGAGGCCGCCGCAGGGTGAGTGCGCCGGGACTGTGCTCCCTCCGCCGCGCCTTTGTGCTGGGCCGGCCCCCTTCTCACTCCCTCCGGCTCGGCGGCCGCGGCGCTGACGGGTCCTCGgtctcttccctcccttctccccgCAGGAGGGACTTCTACAAGATCCTGGGGGTGTCCCGCGGCGCCTCCATCAAGGACATCAAGAAGGCGTACCGGAAACTGGCGCTGCAGCTCCATCCCGACAGGAACCCCGACGACCCCCGGGCGCAGGAGAAGTTCCAGGACCTGGGGGCTGCCTATGAGGTGAGGCCGACACCTGCGGGTTACCCCAGCCCTGTGCCTCTTAGTGGGCATTGCTACTTACAGTGTAGGGCAGGTGTAGTGAGATCTGGCGTAGGTGAGGGGGAATACGAGGGGTGAAGCTGTGCACCCTGTTATAAACAGGTCAGGGAACCTGAAGTCCCCCCATGCTGTGGAGGGTAGGTGGAGTTCGTGTTGGATGGGTCTTTGAACAACctcatctagtggaaggtgtccctgcctgtggcagggggctgtaactgggtgagctttaaggtcttttccaacccataCTATGATTCTGGAAGCACAAAGCTGAAATTGGCCAACAAGTAGTCTTATGAAGCTTTATCCTATAActttcaggggaaaaagaaaggaggccTTCTAGGAAATGTGAAAGCCCTTCTGATAAGGTGCAGGTGTCATCCATTGTTCCACTATTACTATATTGAATTTCAGACATTCTaccaaataaaaagcaaaggtgGAAAGGCTGCCAGGTTGATTACAGAGCTCCTTCTGTCAGAGGACAATAAAAGCCTTTAGCTTACTTAGCCAGAGGAAAGTGAGGGCAGCAACCTAAATTCTCTGGTATTTATTAATAGCTCTTTGAAGAGGGAATATAGCTGATGCAACCCTGAGTATTGGCACAGGagcagatgtgtgtgtgtttgtaaggCTGAGCTGATAGAagataaaacagcagaaagaaaacatttaatttacttttgtaTCTGAACCTCTTTTTAGTTCAGAGTTACCTATTTAAACAAATTGGCTGAACTATCACAGGGAAGCCAGCTAACATAAAGAATTTTTCTGTGGACAGAAGTATTTATTATCTGTCACTTGCAGCACCTGGAGGTTGATGAATGTGTTTTACTTCAAAGCTGTGAACTAGGTGTCATTGCTGAGTTGGGATCTTGTCACACTGACAGTATGCATAGGAAGCATTTCTCTACCTCTTCCCTGAGTCCTAGGTTATTTCTTTGCCATAGTAACAGTTGAGAGTACTCCTTCTATTGAAAGCAAATGGTTGTAAAATCAAATCAGCAGGGGATTTGGTGGCAGGAGGAGCTGAATATTAATTATGAGCAGTGACTGGGCCTGTTTTCCCCTAACTAGGATGTTATTGAAGCACATCTGTGTCATTGTACAATATGGAGTTGTGCATTGTACATTTGTACATTGTACAAATGAAGAGTGCTGCTGCTAGCACAGACAGTACAAATGCAACATGCTCTCACTGGATGCTGGTAAAATTAAACTAGGAAACCTCCCTTCAAAGTCAGGAGGCTGATGCATCAGAATGTTGAACTCTGGTATTGACATAtgtgtgcttttaaaataggTTTGGAAGGAGTAACGTTTTGATGCCCTGCAAGGTCTTTGTCTCTTTAGCGAGTACAGTTTGCACATCCTTTTGCTAAAGTGGCTTCTAGATTCAGGGTGGTGATTTGATTGTTTTGGGCAAAAGGGAGGTAGAATTATATGTATGTTGTAACCTAAGTGAAGATGGTTTGTGCCATAAGGCAACAGTCTCTGTAGTAGTACTGACTGCTCTTCAGGGTTTGGCTGGCTTCCTATCTATAGCAGTCTTCAAAGAAAATGTGGGGAGAGTAGGCTAATTCAACTACTTGGTCTCTCATTTTAATAATAGCCTAGGTGATTTCCACGCTGCAGCTGTGTATCTGTGCACAGTTCTTTCAATAAGAAAGAAGAGGGAACTGAGACTACCCTACTTTAGCAGGCTTAtaaggaagctggagagggacttttcacaagGGTATGTGGTGACTGGACaaggggggatggctttaacctgacagaggagaAATGTAGATAAGATacaaggaaaaagttcttcactatgagggtggtgaggccctggcacaggcttcccagagaagctgtgtctgccccatccctggcagtgttcaaggccaggtggattgggcttggagcaacctgctctagtggaagatgtcactgcctatggcagggagctggaacttcaaggacccttccaacccaagccagtctGTGATTAGTCTTAGGATGGCTtgagggtgggtttttttttcccctaaagcTTGTCCATTGTAGTTGCTTTGCTGTCAAGGCAACCAAGTGTAACAACCAAGGAGTCTTGAAATTGTGTTCTTAGAGTTGTGTTCTCCAACAGCCTTGGGAAATGTGTGGTTTAGTACAAAATAGGACAAAGGGAGAATTCAACTCATCTACTAGATGATGCTAGTAAagtcatttgggtttttttttccctgttgttaGCATTTACCATCAGTTACAATTTCAGGCTGGTTTTCATCATTTAGCCAGCTTCTCCACCTGTTTAGTTGGTTCCCAATTTGTTTTCACTCATTTCTAGCCTTTTGACCTTCCTAACTATAGGtgaagaaggggaaggggaaggagtgaCTGGAAACTTCTGGATCTCTGCaggagaaaagagcaaagaTCAATGTTCAGGAATTAAAATTGAACTCCTGAAAGTAGTATGTGTTGGGATGTGTTACTCTGCCTCAGTACTGAAGTTACTTCTAACTTCTGTTGTCCTTTGGAATGAGGGCCAGCATTGAAACTGGTGCAGAGTTACTGTATTTAGCAGGTTCAGCTTGGTAGCTGAACTTGCCATCACTGCTATGAAATAGTGGCTGGAGAAATACATATTCTGTATGCTTGAAGAACAAACTGAGAAACAGGGGTGGCATGATTtatgggtttgggttgttttgttggtttggtgtttttttttcagtttgctgctttgcaggaaCTTATTTGAGTTATTCctcctgattattttttaatccataAGAAAACTCAGTGttactttaattttctgtgttactTTTGCTGATTGAATAAAATCACTTATTTTGATGGGTTTAACTGATAAATGTTCAGCTTTTCTAGTCCACTGCAGCAAGCAAGTTCTAGCCAGTGCTTCCATAATATAAAGCATTGCTGCTTGTCCCCCAGTGAAGAGCACTGCTGAGCCGCTTCCTTTCAGAGCCTTATTCAAACAACTCATCTCAGCTGTGGGTGAATGTCTTGTCTGCTTTCATGCCATTGCCAGGTGCTGTCAGAtgaggagaagaggaagcagtATGATGCATATGGTGAGGAGGGATTGAAGGATGGGCACCAGAGCTCTCATGGAGACATATTCTCACAGTAAGGAGATTTTGCCACTTCAGACTATTCTACTGTTGGGGCTTTAATTTTGTGATGCTCTTGCATACATTTGACATGGGCAAATTCTGCGTTAAGGTCTTTTACCCAGTGTGGAGGCACTGATCTGAGGCAACAGTTGAGAATTTGAGGGAATATATTTACAGTGGATATCCCATGTGCAGTTTTCAGTTATCTGTCATGCATTAGTCCTTGCTTCAGAAGCAGTGAGTGGGAACCAGTGGTGTCTTGATGTTTAACCTGTTGTCACAGATCATATGTGCACTTTGGGTcgcttttttcttctgcaaagtaATGCTGTATTGACTTAGAGTAAGTTTTAGAGCAACTGTAGAATTTGGATCAGTAGAATCTGAAGGCACTTGCACATTACTCAGGCAGAACCTGATTTTCTGTTTAAGGCCCCTTTGTTTCTGCTGGGCACACAGTTGCTAGAACAACTCTTGAAATTGCTCATCTCCGGTAATCCCTCTGGGTGAGATCTCACACCATCTGCTGGTctgttttgaggaaaaatacataGACTTGCTAGGAAGTTTTTTCTCATCCCTCCCCCTTGTCCTTAAACTACTGAAAAACAACCTGTTAGCATTGACCTGAAATGCCAGAGGTGACATAGTACTCAGAGGTTGTGCCTTGTGGTGATGGTTGCAGTGTAATGTGGAGAGAACTTCCCTTAGGCAGTGGTCAGATTTTGAAGTGTTGTTCAAATCCTGCTCCAAAATTGATTTTTCGTTAGTACAGAAATATCTTCCAACATGACAACTTTGTTTGAAGGCATTAGTTTGTGTTCTGGAGGAACAAAAAAAGGTATCTAGATTTACTGTGATGCTTTTGTACTGTGAGAAGGCTGTTCACTAGTGGGCTAGAAGCATTTGCCAAGCAACATGTTGCTGCTGCCTTGGATGGCTCTCTCTTTCAGAGCCTTGTTTGGTGAAAATTACTTCCTGAACTAATTGATGTGCTTTTATGGCAGCTTCTTTGGGGACTTTGGATTCATGTTTGGAGGTAACCCTCGCCAACAAGACAGGAATATTCCCAGAGGAAGTGACATAATCGTGGACCTGGAGGTTACACTTGAGGAGGTGTATTCAGGAAACTTCGTAGAAGTAAGTTTGGTTGCTTGTTGGTCTGTCCAGTGTGTTCTTGGGTTTGAGATGTCTGGCCTGGCCACTGCTCAGAGTGATATCATGTCCCAAAGAACAGAACTAAAATAGGTGCTCGGTTTCTCAGTATTTTGCAGAGACAGTGAAGGATGTTATGATGCTGTTTGCTAGTAGTTAACTGAAGAAACAACACTCATCTTTGCCATCTGCCATTCTCtataaaataatgcttttaagATAATAGCTTATTTATTTGCTGTCAGGGACCATCTGTAGCTTGTTTGTGTTGCAGTAGCCCAGTTGGAAAAAGTGTAAGTGGTCTCTCTGTAGAATTTATTGATATTTGAGGGTCCATTCATAAGCCTTAAATTCACATTGTAATTCTTGCAAAACCATGCTGAGAATGTTTTATAGTCTCTATATGGCCAAACATATCACTGCAAATTGCTGGATTACATACTTGATGAATATATGGTGGCCCTTTAATTTTTTGGTATTCGTTTTAAGCAAGCTACATTTTTGGTGCTGACAATCCCTGCTACTTTACATGTTAGAATATGTGATGCTTAAGTTTGAGTTTCTGGGTAAATGGGGAACTCAGAATAATTTTGCCCATTGTGCAGGACGAGGTGGCGATTGTAACCAAAGTTTTTCATCCTAGCTTTACTTTTCTAAGTATTAAGGtgtgcaggaaaaagaaatgggaataCTGGTGTAGAGAGGTTTTTCTAGTATTTAATGTGTGATCAGCAAGAAGCACAAGATGGAAGCTGTTGTCAGAATGTTTTGCTGAGGCCACTTGGCAAGTGGATTGTAGAGGCAACACATGAAACCAAATTATTTTCAGGGTGTTTGAGAAATCCAGCTCCTTGTGGAGACCTAGGAGTGCTGCTGTATTgacctcttcctcttccttgcaGGTTGTCAGGAACAAGCCAGTAGCAAGACAGGCACCTGGCAAACGGAAATGCAATTGCCGGCAGGAGATGAGGACCACCCAGTTGGGTCCTGGACGTTTCCAGATGACTCAAGAAGTCGTTTGTGATGAATGTCCAAATGTCAAGTGAGTTGTATGCTCTTTAATGATATATGGGTGTTTATTCGAAACCTACCACTAGAGGGAGGAAGGGGCCTGTACTTCCAATAAGATCTGGAGTGAAAAACTTAACAGGTTTCTCATTTCCAAGGAGCCAATCCTTATTCTTACAGTCGAGCTGGCAATCTCTATTAGAACTCCCCAGTTTGTTCCTTCAGCCTCTTTTTCCTTGAATAATCAGTAATACTACAGTGGGAGTTCCACAACTAAATATTAATAAACAAAGTGAGAAAAGCTCAGAGTTTCCCAGCTGGACATGGAATACTGGCATAATTGCACATCCAGTTGCTGTCCTGTGCATTTAGTGGCATAACCTTGCCTTCTCTGGTAGGTAAGTATCAGCAGACAAAGAAAGGCAACACTCACCCTCCGGTTCTAGATATGTTACCCCAGTAACATAAGTAGGTGCTGCTACATAGTGTTGGAAACTTAGTGCCTGGCTGCTCTTCCCTTTTGCAGGCTTGTGAATGAGGAGCGAACACTGGAAGTGGAGATAGAGCCAGGCGTGAGGGATGGTATGGAGTATCCCTTCATTGGTGAAGGTATGTATTTGGGTActgccctgctgctcagctttgTCTTGCTCCTTTCCTGTCATGCAAAGCTGGTCTGTGTGGCAGTGAAAGTGTCCAAGCCCTGCTTTTCATAAATGATCAGCACATGTGGCTTTAAGTGCTGTGCCTTCTGTGTGCCGCTGAAATCCAGGAGCATGTTCTCTGATAAGTATGGAGAATACTCCAAGTTCCACTCCCTTTGCTGGTACTGGAGATGTGcaaaaaaggaatataaagGAATCTCTACATCTGATGTTTCAAATAACTTTTGAGTAGGAGCATTTGTGCTGGGCTTGAGTATGTGAGGAAATGTCTCTGCCCAAGGAAGTAAGTTCTTCAACAAGTAAAGGTCATCATTAGCATGCAGGCaagtctttcagagcagcagaCTGATATGAGCTCATTGAGGCAATACTCAAAAGTCCTCGGCTC comes from the Melopsittacus undulatus isolate bMelUnd1 chromosome 6, bMelUnd1.mat.Z, whole genome shotgun sequence genome and includes:
- the DNAJB11 gene encoding dnaJ homolog subfamily B member 11; translation: MALGWLGRLCLLLLCLCGEAAAGRDFYKILGVSRGASIKDIKKAYRKLALQLHPDRNPDDPRAQEKFQDLGAAYEVLSDEEKRKQYDAYGEEGLKDGHQSSHGDIFSHFFGDFGFMFGGNPRQQDRNIPRGSDIIVDLEVTLEEVYSGNFVEVVRNKPVARQAPGKRKCNCRQEMRTTQLGPGRFQMTQEVVCDECPNVKLVNEERTLEVEIEPGVRDGMEYPFIGEGEPHVDGEPGDLRFRIKVLKHPVFERRGDDLYTNVTISLVEALTGFEMDITHLDGHRVHIARDKITKPGAKLWKKGEGLPNFDNNNIKGSLIITFDVEFPKEQLTNEQREGLKQLLRQGSVQKVYNGLQGY